The DNA window aattattggttTCATAATTTTGAAGTTTGTTGTATAGAGAAACCCTAATTggcaatttttattttaaaagaaaataattttatttgattatctttttattaaaagaaaattcataaaatattttttttgggaaataatattatttcaattcctatattaaaggaaataattttatttcatttattaaaacaaaattcgataaaatattttatttttggaaaaataatattaatattatataattattttattggaaaataatttttttatttaaggattttttaagaaagaatattatttacttacttaaattaatataagaaagagtcgaactcttttaattttatttaggttttaatcttattaaataattaagcggattgttctttatttaaattaaataagttaagttaTGACGTCACCAAAGTGAGCTCTCtaatttagtttgtttaagttCGAATTTTGAATGTTTGTAATGGTGAATTTTAATGTGACTAAATAATCCGCCCAAATGAAGGTTACTAGTTGACCGAAGTTCACAATTACCTGTGATAATAAGCACGTaacaattataaagatttttacATGAGAATATCAAATCATTCCAAAGAAAGGTTTGTTATTTGTCATGCATTATTGTTAGTGTTTGATTATTGCAACAAAATATCACTAGCAGTTAAATTTcattgtccaaagacttgaaTTTAATGGCGCACTAGATATTTTGGATGGGATTTgctgattattttaaatttgattgaaaattaaagaattgaGCATGTTAGTTACGGtctaaattatgttttcagCTAATGTTGCAAATATTAATGTCAACTTAAGTTCAGTCTCAGTCCTTAATGACTCTAACTTTAAGGATTAGAAGGAGAACATTCAGATAGTTCTCGGTTGCATGAACATGGACCTTGCGATACGGACAGAGCAACCCACTACTCCTACGGTTATTAGCTCTCTTGAAGAGAAGGCTAAATTTGAGAAATGGGAACGCTCTAACCGCATGAGTCTTATGATCATAAAGCGTGAAATTCCGGAGGTGTTCAAGGGTGCTGTGTCTGAAGACACCACCAATGCTAAAGATTACCTTGCAGAAATTGAAAAGCGTTTTGTTAAAAGCGATAAGGCTAAAACAAACACTATTCTTAAGAGCTTGATTTCAATGAAGTATAAGGACAATGGTAATATAAGGGAGTACATCATAGAGATGTCTAATCTTGCATCAAAACTTAAGGCACTAAAGCTTGATTTGCATGAGGATTTACTTGTGCATCTAATTCGGATTTCTCTTCCAGTTCAATTCAACCACTTTAAGGTTAGTTTTAACTGTCAGAAAGAAACGTGGAacttgaataaattaatttcttattgtGTTCAAGAGGAAGAGAGATTAAAACAAGAAAGGACAGAATGTGCTCATCTGGCAAGCACCTCTAGGGATAAGGGCAAGAAAAGGAAGAATGTTGATGCTGCTCAGGGTCTAAATGCAAAGAAAAAGGGTTAACAATGACGGTTTCTTTTGCAACAAGGCTGGACATCTAAAGAACGATTGTACTAAATATCGTGCATAGCGCGAAAAGAAAGGTACATTTCTTAATATGGTTTGTTCTGAAGTTAATTTAGCATAAGTATTTGGAAATACTTGGTGGTTAGACTCCGGTGCTACTACTAACATCAGTATTTCAATACAGGGTTGTCTGAGCTACCAAAAGCCAATTGATGCTGAAAGACGTATCTTTGTGGGCGATGGAAAATCGGTAGAAGTTGAAGTAATTGGACACTTTAGATTGTTTCTTAGTTCTAGTTTCTATTTGGACTTAAAGGATACTTTGATTGTACCTTCGTTTAAACGATATTTGGTTTCTATTCGTTATTTGGACAAACATGGTTATTTTAGTTTGTTTGGAAATGATTAATTTAAGTTATCTATTGGTACTTCGAATGTTGGAACCGGTTCATTAATGCATTGTgacaatatttatttacttgatACAATTGCTTTATATAATGAAACCATGAATGTGGAATCAAGAGGTACTAAAcgaaaactaaataataataatttgggtACATTATGGCACAAACGCTTAGGTCACATCTCTAGAAATAGAGTTGAACATCTTGTGTCAGATGAGATTCTAAATTCCATTGATTTTACGGGCTTTAATGTCTGTATTGAATGTATTAAAGGAAAACAAACCAAAGATAGAAAATTGAATGCATATAGAGCTACAGAAATACTTGAGTTGATACATATGGTTGTTTGTGGGCCGTTTCCGACTCCATATTGGAATAGTCAGCGATATTTCGTATCATTCATAAACGATTTCTCTAGATATGCAtacatttttcttattcaaGAAAATGTTAAAACATTGGATGTGTTCAAGTcatttaaggttgaagttgaaaATCAACTCAACAGAAAGATAAAGAAAGTTAAATCCGATCGTGGTGGTGAATACTATGTTCGGTATGACGGTTCAGGTGAACAATATCCAGGGCCTTTCGCTAAATATCTAGAG is part of the Impatiens glandulifera chromosome 1, dImpGla2.1, whole genome shotgun sequence genome and encodes:
- the LOC124925153 gene encoding uncharacterized protein LOC124925153, whose product is MDLAIRTEQPTTPTVISSLEEKAKFEKWERSNRMSLMIIKREIPEVFKGAVSEDTTNAKDYLAEIEKRFVKSDKAKTNTILKSLISMKYKDNGNIREYIIEMSNLASKLKALKLDLHEDLLVHLIRISLPVQFNHFKVSFNCQKETWNLNKLISYCVQEEERLKQERTECAHLASTSRDKGKKRKNVDAAQGLNAKKKG